Proteins co-encoded in one Fusarium fujikuroi IMI 58289 draft genome, chromosome FFUJ_chr06 genomic window:
- a CDS encoding related to cell polarity protein tea1p, whose protein sequence is MAFLFKSKKHPERSQPASRDAGSGSQGSIQSVSARTAEKNSLQHRATPTGSLNSIDNEGSNGSPDHGHGHGHGRRGGSADQPIQQNSDASVRNGTPMNGPNASLYPWSQRRLTYTSTHPSPFPRYGAAVNSVSSKEGDVYLMGGLINGSTVKGDLWMIEAGGNMACYPLATTAEGPGPRVGHSSLLVGNAFIVYGGDTKIDEADVLDETLYLLNTSTRQWSRALPAGPRPSGRYGHSLNILGSKIYVFGGQVEGLFMNDLSAFDLNQLQMPNNRWEILVQGETSPKMPAARTNHTMITFNDKMYLFGGTNGFQWFNDVWCYDPALNKWSQFDCIGYIPAPREGHAAALVDDVMYVFGGRTEEGTDLGDLAAFRISSRRWYTFQNMGPSPSPRSGHSMTTVGKSIVVLGGEPSSATTSVSDLGLLYVLDTSKIRYPNDAQQPAQQRAHGSRRPSASEGSRPHPARDGSNGPTDSRKLIVGGASAPANGQRSPPNNGDTENPQSATAGTKLPRASAMPPSGPPPQGPMPARPTVDVSAVARVRGQSAERSGASGSPRAMHSGSPITREVINETESPISNGRRTPVQQNARAGSRQDQVNGDPSKAKSAQQTRPQGAGDAPPDVALKPAMTPRPASPPVPVRQPSNPLSRRSSGRNSQTVVLLKELDSARNRNAWYASELELARKAGYVPNTSYSPLLDNKATETFDDEDRPLIEALLAMRSELANVQTAVDKQAVIAAKQIAEAEKQRDAAIQEAVYSKAKLAAHLGASSASTPQLDGPRDDFEGRSSELSRKLATALHIQKDLQSRLDSAKSELDSEKKARQLADDTSNAAQKRMAELESYKQQTSTEVERLKAELHLAQHEAREHSVAHAEVAAAVELLRIEKNDVQQKYEEAIGSSKDHSETFDSLRAAILASEDSTGLLESKLAEERSQREKIEAQLNKLKFEHEARTAELVATTQRLRDAEELSEKHAAEARTNRQAVLAGLDKISARDVSGSSKADAERIAALQNQLTTSNELVKKSQQELEAVVHKLRGAEERIAGLEQYQEQSSREGVTIRRQLQSALRDTQSLQAANTDLKNQLAAQQLETNAMTVQHNALKDILSERGISPTASIRARNLPNPRMNSPDLNRVRDLESQLATSSAAHEETKQAFAIQIQESEAAWREKLSQLESDYQSAVHYVKGTEKMLKQLKDQLSRYKTENGRLKTEIEELEDRVQSSTTSTSPGWENEKAELEARIRSLETELQESSAQMEKRLLGLQTELQETNHHRETALKNSEEATQRLSNHRKDLEQLQSENALLEQRATDAEQKVALLLDQVEHSVDNYRRRSRQVPSLNSEMAASANGLGLGHSRQESSEGESIYGGTTSGNGGLEARNSAALDSLANELETLRSQWEATNKNYRLSTNFDFDTTSAVKKDNDTVAGVGLSESLADWRKRLDTEEHHSDGEKPRHP, encoded by the exons ATGGCCTTCCTATTCAAATCAAAAAAGCATCCAGAGAGGTCGCAGCCTGCAAGTCGCGACGCAGGATCTGGTTCTCAAGGGTCGATACAAAGTGTCAGCGCCCGtactgctgagaagaactcTCTACAACATCGCGCAACTCCAACTGGGAGCTTGAACTCAATCGATAACGAAGGTAGTAACGGTAGTCCCgatcatggccatggccatgggcATGGACGCCGTGGTGGGAGTGCTGACCAACCAATCCAACAAAACAGCGATGCATCA GTACGAAATGGCACCCCCATGAACGGTCCCAATGCGTCTCTATACCCTTGGTCACAACGCCGATTGACATATACTTCGACGCACCCCTCCCCATTCCCTCGATATGGCGCTGCAGTGAACTCCGTGTCGTCTAAAGAAGGAGACGTATACCTCATGGGTGGCCTGATCAACGGGTCAACAGTCAAAGGCGATCTCTGGATGATCGAGGCTGGAGGTAACATGGCATGCTACCCGCTGGCAACCACGGCTGAAGGACCTGGCCCAAGGGTTGGACACTCGAGCCTGCTTGTCGGCAATGCGTTCATCGTATACGGAGGCGACACTAAGATCGACGAGGCTGACGTTCTTGACGAGACACTCTATCTTTTAAACACCT CAACAAGACAATGGTCCCGCGCTCTGCCAGCTGGGCCGCGACCCTCAGGTCGCTATGGCCACTCACTCAACATTTTGGGCTCTAAAATCTACGTCTTCGGCGGCCAAGTTGAGGGGTTGTTTATGAACGATCTTTCGGCATTCGATCTCAATCAGCTTCAGATGCCAAATAATCGCTGGGAAATCTTGGTCCAGGGCGAGACAAGCCCCAAGATGCCTGCGGCTCGTACTAATCACACTATGATCACATTTAACGACAAGATGTATCT TTTTGGCGGTACGAATGGCTTCCAATGGTTCAACGATGTTTGGTGTTACGATCCAGCTCTTAACAAGTGGTCTCAATTTGACTGCATTGGCTATATCCCAGCGCCACGCGAGGGGCacgctgctgctcttgtAGACGATGTGATGTACGTCTTTGGAGGACGAACAGAAGAAGGGACAGATCTTGGCGACCTCGCAGCTTTTAGGATATCATCAAGACGGTGGTACACATTTCAGAACATGGGCCCTTCCCCATCTCCCCGTTCTGGACATAGTATGACAACCGTTGGCAAATCGATTGTGGTCCTGGGCGGGGAGCCAAGTTCAGCAACTACATCTGTCAGCGATTTGGGGCTTCTCTATGTTTTGGATACCTCAAAGATCCGATATCCAAACGATGCGCAGCAGCCGGCTCAGCAACGAGCTCACGGTTCACGCAGGCCAAGTGCGAGCGAAGGCAGTCGGCCACATCCTGCACGAGATGGCTCGAACGGGCCAACGGATTCAAGGAAGTTGATTGTAGGAGGTGCTTCTGCTCCAGCTAATGGGCAACGATCGCCGCCCAATAACGGTGACACAGAAAACCCCCAGTCTGCAACCGCTGGTACAAAACTTCCTAGAGCTTCAGCCATGCCTCCGTCTGGTCCTCCCCCTCAGGGGCCAATGCCTGCTAGGCCTACGGTTGACGTGTCCGCAGTTGCACGAGTTAGAGGACAGTCCGCTGAACGCAGTGGAGCCTCAGGTTCTCCAAGGGCAATGCACTCTGGGTCGCCTATCACACGAGAGGTGATCAATGAAACAGAAAGCCCTATCTCGAACGGTCGACGAACGCCAGTCCAGCAAAATGCGCGCGCTGGCTCAAGGCAGGATCAAGTGAATGGAGACCCATCAAAGGCGAAGTCAGCTCAACAAACCCGTCCTCAAGGAGCAGGTGATGCCCCTCCAGATGTTGCTCTTAAGCCGGCAATGACACCCCGCCCAGCATCGCCGCCAGTCCCCGTGAGACAGCCAAGCAACCCCCTTTCCAGGCGGTCTTCTGGTAGAAACTCGCAAACAGTTGTTCTTCTAAAGGAACTAGACTCGGCCCGAAACAGGAACGCATGGTATGCTTCGGAGTTAGAGCTCGCGCGCAAGGCCGGCTACGTGCCCAATACTTCATACAGCCCTCTGCTCGACAACAAGGCTACCGAAACTTTTGACGACGAAGACCGACCGCTTATCGAGGCTTTACTGGCAATGCGATCTGAATTAGCAAATGTTCAGACCGCGGTAGACAAGCAAGCCGTAATTGCAGCGAAGCAAATTGCCGAGGCCGAAAAGCAGCGCGATGCCGCCattcaagaagctgtttATTCTAAAGCTAAGCTGGCTGCCCACCTAGGAGCAAGCTCAGCAAGCACACCACAGCTTGATGGCCCAAGAGACGATTTTGAAGGAAGGTCTAGTGAGTTGAGCAGAAAACTTGCAACTGCACTACACATCCAGAAAGATCTTCAGTCGCGACTCGATTCTGCGAAAAGCGAACTTGATTCTGAGAAGAAGGCACGACAGCTGGCAGACGACACCTCGAATGCAGCCCAAAAGCGCATGGCAGAATTAGAAAGTTATAAACAACAAACGTCGACAGAGGTTGAACGCCTCAAGGCTGAATTGCATCTTGCCCAGCACGAAGCACGAGAGCACTCTGTTGCGCACGCTGAAGTAGCCGCTGCTGTTGAACTTCTCCGcatcgagaagaatgatgTGCAACAGAAGTACGAAGAAGCCATTGGGAGCTCAAAGGACCACAGTGAAACCTTTGATTCCCTCCGAGCTGCAATTTTAGCATCGGAAGACTCGACAGGCCTTTTGGAATCGAAGCTGGCTGAAGAACGATCTCagagagagaagattgaagcacaactcaacaagctcaagtttgAGCATGAAGCTCGTACTGCGGAACTGGTAGCTACCACCCAGCGTCTACGCGATGCAGAAGAGCTTTCAGAGAAACATGCGGCTGAGGCTAGAACGAACCGTCAAGCTGTTCTTGCTGGCCTTGACAAAATTTCTGCTCGGGATGTTTCCGGATCAAGCAAGGCAGATGCCGAGCGTATTGCTGCTTTACAGAATCAGCTCACCACCTCGAACGAATTGGTCAAGAAATCTCAACAGGAGCTCGAGGCTGTTGTTCACAAGCTACGTGGCGCAGAAGAACGTATCGCTGGTCTTGAGCAATACCAAGAACAGTCAAGCCGGGAGGGAGTCACCATTCGAAGGCAGCTTCAATCTGCGCTGCGTGATACACAAAGCTTACAGGCAGCCAACACCGATCTTAAGAATCAATTGGCCGCTCAACAACTTGAAACAAACGCGATGACAGTTCAGCACAACGCACTAAAAGACATCCTCAGTGAACGTGGCATAAGCCCGACGGCTTCTATTCGTGCTCGGAATCTTCCCAACCCACGAATGAACTCGCCTGATCTGAACCGTGTCAGAGATCTTGAATCTCAGCTCGCCACCTCATCAGCTGCTCATGAAGAGACTAAGCAAGCCTTTGCAATCCAAATCCAGGAATCCGAGGCTGCTTGGCGTGAGAAGCTCTCGCAACTTGAAAGTGATTATCAGTCGGCTGTGCACTATGTCAAAGGCACTGAGAAGATgctcaagcagctcaaggatcAATTATCCCGATATAAGACAGAGAACGGCCGTCTGAAAACGGAGATCGAGGAGCTGGAAGACCGTGTTCAAAGTAGCACAACCTCTACCTCACCTGGTTGGGAGAATGAGAAAGCCGAGCTTGAGGCGCGCATTCGAAGCCTCGAGACAGAGCTTCAAGAGTCTTCTGCTCAAATGGAGAAGCGACTCCTCGGCCTTCAAACAGAACTCCAGGAGACCAATCATCACCGCGAAACAGCTTTAAAGAACAGCGAAGAGGCTACACAGAGGTTGAGCAACCATCGTAAGGATCTCGAACAATTACAATCAGAGAATGCGCTACTGGAGCAACGCGCTACCGATGCTGAACAGAAAGTGGCCCTTCTACTAGACCAAGTCGAGCACTCTGTCGATAACTACCGCCGACGCAGCCGTCAAGTGCCGAGCTTGAACTCTGAGATGGCTGCAAGTGCCAATGGGTTAGGACTGGGGCATTCGAGGCAAGAAAGTTCCGAAGGTGAGAGTATTTACGGAGGCACCACCAGTGGGAATGGTGGTCTGGAGGCTAGAAACAGCGCTGCCTTGGACAGTCTTGCCAACGAACTTGAGACCCTTCGGAGTCAATGGGAAGCAACAAACAAGAACTATCGACTGAGCACCAACTTTGATTTCGACACTACCTCTGCTGTCAAGAAGGACAACGATACCGTTGCAGGTGTTGGCCTTAGCGAGAGTCTTGCGGATTGGCGCAAAAGACTTGATACTGAGGAACACCACAGTGATGGCGAAAAGCCCCGACATCCCTGA
- a CDS encoding related to structural maintenance of chromosome protein (SMC), which translates to MAPVSSRRRRRSDTDNTDEDHNETHHGHRSYADDIGSSKRPRLDEDGDHDVTSEQPHHGKVNGAPNGNDMDDGFQPGAIVRVSVQNFVTYEKAEFLPGPHLNMVVGPNGTGKSSLVCAICLGLGYSPKHLGRAGSVKEFVKHGKDTATIEIELYRRPNHRKNYVVKVQIRREQNNQKWWLNGKETSHKEVQRLIRKLKIQVDNLCQFLPQDRVVEFAACTPVDLLRETLRAAAPEEMLVWQKQLQGLDKDKKELEQATHVDAETLKNLENRQQGLQTDVDRIREREEIIEQVKNLKSALVFAKYSEARTRHKDAKERKKLAERSLRRLEHDAGPSLQAVNEKQLYAQQIDEATLARKTSLKNAEDAAKKLARDASTASDKLKEFENSLDAERKGFDAKRKELAQSKSRITALQADIRNQPEEFNPSDFNQKIRGEEHNLRELEGELREVSSQREEVKNKGKTINNEIRQVESNIKSLETQQGQQLNFMRKNFPELATAWAWIQEHQGDFEKEVFGPPMISCSIKDERYSDQVQSLLQGDDFTCFTAQTKNDYKRLSDELYRVQSLSVVIRSCAQPLNAFSRPVSIDEASDLGLDGFAIDFLEGPEPVLAMLCAEKRLHQSGVSLRDHNDAQYDRLVRSGRVNSWAAGNQSFIVRRRKEYGPQAMTTLTKNIPPGRFWTSQPIDAQEKQEMNKRLAELNGERDVLKQQYHELHEKIQAIEDRRTSTHDNITRLKSEKNALQKEYQKWQSLPEKIESEERSKRAHEQSMQDARKRMVDIRYDWDEAVLRRAEIVLRHKEAIENIRRAHQALLEAEIRGIEAYSDVEGLKGRNAHIMQRLDTEKEILQQATDDASRARDEGNRLSDEVQQVLEHEPEKRELFSQLCENKSSQDIQDEIGGEEAKLDIIHVANPNIIREFEKRAEEIDRLTRKVAGSNDQLQGLSQEIDELKSRWEPRLDELVSKINDAFAYNFEQISCAGEVRVHKPEDFDAWALDIMVRFRENETLQQLTAHRQSGGERAVSTIFFLMALQSLAQSPFRVVDEINQGMDPRNERMVHERMVEIACREHSSQYFLITPKLLTGLRYDPKMRVLCIASGEHMPREGRKLDFRRCLNIQKSLAAASA; encoded by the exons ATGGCCCCGGTATCATCACGTCGCCGCCGCCGATCCGATACGGACAATACCGACGAAGACCACAACGAAACCCATCACGGACACCGCTCGTATGCCGACGATATTGGCTCTTCTAAGCGCCCTAGACTTGACGAAGATGGTGATCACGACGTAACCTCCGAGCAACCCCATCACGGGAAAGTGAACGGTGCACCGAACGGAAATGATATGGATGATGGCTTCCAACCAGGTGCCATCGTTAGAGTCAGCGTGCAAAACTTTGTCACATACGAAAAGGCAGAATTTCTGCCTGGGCCTCACCTCAACATGGTGGTTGGCCCAAATGGCACTGGAAAGAGCTCTTTGGTCTGCGCTATCTGTCTGGGCCTAGGCTACAGCCCGAAACACCTTGGTCGTGCTGGCTCAGTCAAGGAGTTTGTTAAACACGGAAAAGATACGGCCACAATTGAAATCGAACTCTACAGGCGACCGAATCATCGCAAGAACTACGTCGTCAAGGTTCAAATTCGTCGAGAACAGAACAATCAGAAATGGTGGCTCAATGGTAAAGAAACCAGCCACAAGGAAGTGCAACGGTTGATACGCAAGTTAAAGATTCAGGTAGATAACCTGTGCCAATTCCTTCCGCAGGACAGGGTTGTCGAGTTCGCTGCCTGCACACCTGTGGACCTTCTGCGGGAAACTCTTCGCGCAGCCGCCCCTGAAGAAATGCTAGTCTGGCAGAAGCAACTTCAAGGATTGGACAAAGATAAGAAAGAATTAGAACAGGCTACACATGTCGACGCAGAAACTCTGAAAAACTTGGAGAACCGACAACAAGGTCTCCAAACGGACGTGGATAGGATCCGGGAACGGGAAGAAATCATAGAGCAGGTGAAAAATCTCAAGTCAGCCTTGGTTTTTGCCAAGTACTCGGAGGCTCGTACAAGACACAAAGATGCCAAGGAGCGGAAGAAACTCGCAGAGAGGTCTCTAAGGCGCCTCGAACACGACGCCGGCCCCTCATTACAGGCCGTGAACGAAAAGCAGCTCTATGCCCAGCAAATTGATGAAGCGACATTGGCAAGAAAAACATCGTTGAAGAACGCAGAAGACGCTGCGAAGAAACTGGCGCGTGATGCAAGCACCGCTTCCGATAAACTCAAAGAGTTCGAGAATAGTCTTGACGCGGAACGCAAAGGATTTGACGCCAAGCGAAAGGAATTGGCCCAGTCTAAGTCAAGAATAACCGCTCTCCAAGCCGATATTAGAAACCAACCAGAAGAGTTTAATCCTTCCGACTTTAATCAAAAAATT cgaggagaagaacacAACCTAAGAGAATTAGAAGGAGAGCTACGCGAAGTGTCTAGCCAACGCGAGGAAGTAAAGAACAAGGGCAAAACGATCAACAATGAGATCCGACAAGTGGAGAGTAATATCAAGTCATTGGAAACCCAGCAAGGTCAACAGCTGAACTTCATGCGGAAGAACTTTCCCGAGCTAGCAACAGCGTGGGCATGGAtccaagagcatcaaggagACTTTGAAAAGGAGGTTTTTGGCCCACCCATGATCAGTTGTTCCATCAAGGACGAACGATATTCGGATCAGGTGCAGTCCCTTCTTCAAGGAGATGACTTTACATGCTTTACAGCACAAACGAAAAATGATTACAAAAGGCTGTCAGACGAGCTTTACCGTGTTCAAAGCTTGTCTGTCGTTATTCGATCTTGTGCTCAGCCTCTCAATGCCTTCTCAAGACCCGTCAGTATAGATGAGGCAAGCGACCTGGGTCTCGATGGTTTTGCCATCGACTTTCTTGAGGGACCCGAACCCGTTCTAGCAATGCTCTGTGCTGAAAAGAGGCTTCACCAGTCGGGAGTCTCTCTCAGGGATCACAACGATGCTCAATACGATCGTCTGGTCAGAAGCGGCAGAGTTAACTCCTGGGCAGCCGGTAACCAGTCTTTTATCGTCAGGAGACGCAAAGAATATGGACCCCAGGCCATGACCACCCTCACCAAGAACATTCCACCTGGGAGATTCTGGACCTCACAGCCCATCGACGCCcaagagaagcaagaaatGAACAAGCGATTGGCTGAGTTGAATGGTGAAAGAGACGTTTTGAAACAGCAATACCATGAGTTGCATGAGAAAATTCAAGCCATCGAGGACCGACGGACTAGCACTCATGATAATATT ACTCGACTCAAGTCAGAAAAGAATGCCCTGCAAAAAGAATACCAAAAATGGCAGTCTCTGCCTGAGAAGATCG AATCTGAGGAGCGCTCCAAGAGAGCTCATGAACAATCCATGCAAGATGCACGCAAACGAATGGTCGACATTCGTTACGACTGGGACGAAGCGGTGCTTCGTCGGGCTGAGATTGTTCTTCGCCACAAGGAAGCCATTGAAAACATACGGAGGGCACATCAGGCACTCCTCGAAGCCGAGATCCGCGGCATTGAAGCCTACTCCGATGTCGAAGGTCTTAAAGGACGAAATGCACATATCATGCAGCGTCTTGATACTgaaaaggagatattgcAACAGGCCACCGATGACGCCAGTCGAGCGCGCGACGAGGGCAACCGTCTCTCCGACGAGGTCCAGCAAGTCCTTGAGCATGAGCCAGAGAAGCGCGAGCTATTTTCACAACTCTGCGAAAACAAGTCTTCCCAAGATATTCAGGACGAAAttggtggagaagaagcgaaacTTGATATAATACATGTCGCCAATCCTAATATAATACGGGAGTTCGAAAAACGCGCTGAGGAAATCGATCGTTTAACACGAAAGGTAGCTGGATCCAACGATCAGCTGCAGGGGCTGAGCCAAGAAATCGACGAATTGAAATCCAGATGGGAACCACGACTTGACGAACTAGTTTCAAAGATTAACGACGCCTTTGCATACAACTTTGAGCAAATAAGTTGTGCCGGTGAGGTTCGTGTTCACAAGCCGGAGGACTTTGACGCCTGGGCTTTAGACATCATGGTTCGTTTTCG CGAAAATGAAACCCTTCAACAGCTAACAGCACATCGCCAATCCGGTGGCGAGCGAGCTGtctccaccatcttcttccttatgGCTCTTCAATCTCTAGCCCAATCACCGTTCCGTGttgtggatgagatcaaCCAAGGCATGGACCCTCGCAACGAGCGTATGGTACACGAACGAATGGTCGAGATCGCATGCCGTGAGCACTCAAGTCAATACTTTCTCATTACCCCGAAACTCTTGACAGGACTGCGATATGACCCCAAGATGCGCGTGCTTTGTATTGCGAGTGGCGAGCACATGCCTCGTGAGGGGCGTAAACTTGATTTTAGACGATGCTTGAATATTCAGAAGAGTCTTGCGGCGGCTTCTGCTTGA